A single Cetobacterium sp. ZOR0034 DNA region contains:
- a CDS encoding helix-turn-helix domain-containing protein yields the protein MKNLPACPVEVTVMFISDRWKILILRDLMDGTKRFSELKKSLGTISQKVLTSNLRTMESYEILTRTVYPVVPPKVEYSLTPLGYSLKPVIDSMAAWGEHFKEKTNI from the coding sequence ATGAAAAATTTACCTGCATGCCCTGTTGAAGTTACAGTTATGTTTATTAGTGACCGTTGGAAAATTTTAATTCTTCGTGATTTGATGGATGGAACAAAAAGATTCAGCGAATTAAAAAAATCTTTGGGAACAATCAGTCAAAAAGTTTTAACATCAAACTTGAGAACTATGGAGTCTTACGAAATTTTAACAAGAACAGTCTATCCTGTAGTTCCACCTAAAGTTGAGTATTCACTTACACCTCTCGGATATAGCTTAAAACCTGTAATAGATTCTATGGCCGCTTGGGGAGAACACTTTAAAGAAAAGACGAATATTTAA
- a CDS encoding NAD(P)-dependent oxidoreductase: MKIAVVAANGRVGRLVVKEAVDKGYEVVAFVRNEDKTLGIQAVEKDIMDLKSEDFKGFDAVISAFGVWEEKKFGQQSTVIEHLADTLSNSETRLLIVGGAGSLYTDESLKIQLIDTPEFPKEYLALATASSDSLDLLRKRDDVKWTYLSPAGFFDAEGIRTGEYKLGGEVAIVNSKGESYISYADFAIAMVDELKNKSYIQKRFSVVGENR, from the coding sequence ATGAAGATAGCAGTTGTAGCAGCAAACGGAAGAGTGGGAAGACTGGTTGTAAAAGAAGCAGTTGATAAAGGATATGAGGTTGTAGCATTTGTAAGAAATGAAGATAAAACTTTAGGGATTCAAGCTGTAGAAAAAGATATTATGGATTTAAAAAGTGAAGATTTTAAAGGGTTCGATGCTGTAATTTCAGCTTTTGGTGTTTGGGAAGAGAAAAAATTTGGACAACAGTCAACAGTTATCGAGCATTTAGCTGATACACTTTCAAATTCAGAAACACGTTTATTGATAGTAGGTGGAGCAGGTAGCTTATATACAGATGAAAGTTTGAAAATTCAGCTTATAGATACTCCGGAATTCCCAAAAGAATATTTAGCACTAGCAACAGCATCGTCTGATTCATTGGATTTATTAAGAAAAAGAGATGATGTGAAATGGACATATCTAAGTCCTGCTGGTTTCTTTGATGCAGAAGGGATTAGAACAGGAGAGTATAAATTAGGAGGAGAGGTTGCAATCGTTAATTCGAAAGGTGAGAGCTATATCAGTTATGCAGATTTTGCTATAGCTATGGTTGATGAGTTGAAAAATAAAAGTTATATTCAAAAGCGTTTTTCTGTAGTAGGTGAAAATAGATAA
- a CDS encoding LacI family DNA-binding transcriptional regulator: MGKITLKDIAAKTGYSISTISRSLSDNNRIPLETREEIKKIAKELNYTIDINARNLSKKSSNTIGVFMQDDFFKIPHSTFTNVFWSTLHEEIQLKKYEPALYLFKNTEDFKYKVSQLFNSGIIDGIIIFSKMLTNSEIEFLKEMKYPYSLLYYGPEKYSEEVFTADNYSAGKIITQYLLNRNLKSILTITTDMTPSFKMRTLGFKHALEENGVTFNENSVIKSSPSFENGVAIAHELYGKLGTIDAIFAQHDIWALGLIKGFNDLGVKIPDEVSIIGHDNLSFKNWFSPELTSFTIETKKICFDAIESLIEDKIYQRKKIPTSKTLGTLFLGKSVK; the protein is encoded by the coding sequence ATGGGAAAAATTACATTAAAAGACATTGCTGCTAAAACTGGATATAGTATTTCAACTATATCAAGAAGTTTAAGTGATAATAATCGAATTCCTTTAGAAACAAGGGAAGAAATAAAAAAAATAGCAAAAGAGTTAAACTATACTATAGATATTAATGCTCGAAACCTTTCTAAAAAAAGTTCAAATACAATTGGTGTTTTCATGCAAGATGATTTTTTTAAAATACCTCATAGCACATTTACAAATGTATTTTGGAGCACACTTCACGAAGAGATTCAATTAAAAAAATACGAACCCGCTTTATATCTCTTTAAAAATACCGAAGATTTTAAATACAAAGTTTCACAACTTTTCAATAGTGGAATTATTGATGGAATTATAATCTTTTCAAAAATGCTAACGAATAGTGAAATTGAATTTTTAAAAGAGATGAAATATCCTTACTCTCTTCTTTATTATGGTCCTGAAAAATATTCTGAAGAAGTTTTTACTGCTGATAACTACAGTGCTGGAAAAATAATCACTCAATATCTTTTAAATCGGAACTTAAAATCTATTCTTACTATAACAACTGACATGACTCCTAGTTTTAAAATGAGAACTCTAGGTTTTAAACATGCTTTAGAAGAAAACGGAGTGACCTTCAACGAAAATTCAGTTATAAAGTCCTCACCATCTTTTGAAAACGGAGTAGCTATAGCTCACGAGTTATATGGAAAACTGGGCACAATTGATGCTATTTTTGCTCAGCACGATATTTGGGCTCTAGGATTAATAAAAGGATTTAATGATTTAGGAGTTAAAATTCCTGATGAAGTATCTATTATTGGTCATGATAATCTTAGCTTTAAAAATTGGTTTTCACCTGAACTTACAAGTTTTACAATTGAAACAAAGAAAATATGCTTTGATGCTATCGAAAGTTTAATAGAGGATAAAATCTATCAAAGAAAAAAAATCCCTACTTCTAAAACTTTAGGAACACTTTTTCTTGGAAAAAGTGTAAAATAA